In Gymnogyps californianus isolate 813 chromosome 20, ASM1813914v2, whole genome shotgun sequence, a single window of DNA contains:
- the LOC127024566 gene encoding fibrinogen-like protein 1-like protein — protein sequence MATQRLCLLLFTCLLALAASLPAFVIENFHLFNGTEDEIMNVPPESPQLDNGGKHVRQVRDIAPHPPAGRGWPKDCSEIPAGSRSGVYIIQPKGLHHLVVYCELNVTNGGWTVIQRNQKDTPVTWAESWSTYKYGFGNVRSEYWLGTEYIYQIAKQKVYQVRFIIQDSTDNTHFADYNLFSVEDESHGYRLRLGSYTGTAGDAMTSDNPNTMHDNMKFSTKDRDQDTYSKNCAYSYEGGWWYSSCYSVRLNFKGGMTWGSLCKGNCKSSLILIKPASYC from the exons CTACCCAGCGCCTTTGTCTCCTGCTTTTCACCTGCCTGTTGGCCCTGGCAGCATCTCTTCCTGCCTTTGTCATAGAAAACTTTCATCTCTTCAATGGCACGGAGGATGAAATTATGAATGTTCCCCCAGAGTCCCCCCAGCTCG ATAATGGTGGCAAACATGTTCGACAGGTCAGAGACATTGCCCCTCACCCCCCGGCGGGCCGTG GTTGGCCCAAGGACTGCAGCGAGATCCCCGCTGGCAGCCGCAGCGGTGTCTACATCATCCAGCCGAAAGGGCTCCACCACCTCGTGGTGTACTGCGAACTGAATGTGACCAACGGGGGCTGGACGGTCATCCAGAGGAACCAGAAAGACACACCAGTCACCTGGGCCGAGTCCTGGAGCACCTACAAGTACGGCTTTGGGAACGTGCGCAGCGAGTACTGGCTGGGCACTGAGTACATCTATCAGATTGCCAAGCAGAAGGTCTACCAGGTCAGATTTATCATCCAGGACTCCACAGACAACACCCATTTCGCAGACTACAACCTCTTCAGCGTGGAAGATGAGTCCCACGGCTACCGGCTGAGGCTGGGCTCCTACACAGGGACGGCGGGGGATGCCATGACCTCAGACAATCCCAACACCATGCATGACAACATGAAGTTCTCCACAAAGGATCGGGATCAGGACACTTACAGTAAGAACTGTGCCTACAGCTATGAGGGTGGGTGGTGGTACTCGTCGTGTTATTCTGTACGGCTGAATTTCAAGGGTGGCATGACATGGGGCAGCCTGTGCAAAGGGAACTGCAAATCCTCCCTTATCCTCATCAAACCAGCTTCATACTGTTAG